The genomic interval CTGCGCTGATACTGCTCAATCACATGGACGTGGTGCCCGCCGACCGGCGCTACTGGTCTTTCGATCCCTACAGTGGCGCTATCCGCGACGGCCACATCTATGGCCGCGGCGCGCTCGACATGAAGGGGCTCGGGATCGCCCAACTGCAGGCATTTCTCGCGCTGCATGCGAGTGGCGCGCGACTCAACCGGGATGTGGTGTTTGTTGCGACAGCAGACGAAGAAGCCGGTGGTGAGTTCGGTGCCGGCTGGCTGCTGCGGGAACATCCGGAAATTTTTGAAGGCGCCGGCTATCTGCTCAACGAAGGCGGTGGTGGCAGCCTGGCAGGCACGACCACCGTGTTCAGTGTGGAGACCACCCAGAAGGTGCCGCTGTGGCTGCGGCTGACTGCCCATGGCAATCCGGGCCATGGTTCCACACCCCAGACCGAAACCGCCGTAACCCGGCTGCTGCGGGCGGGAGACCGGCTCGCGCGCACACAGTTCGTCGCCCGGGTCGTGCCTGCCGTGCAGGCCATGTTCGAAGGCATGGCGCCGTACCAGGAGGGTTCCCTGACCGGCCGCTATGCGGACATCAGCGCTTCAGTGCGGGATGCGGAATTCATGCAGTACCTGCAGCTCACCAATCCGTCCCACCATGCGCTGCTGCGCAACACCTGCTCCCTGACCCGCCTCGAAGGCAGCAGCAAGATCAACGTAGTGCCCACCGAAGCCAAACTCGAACTCGACTGCCGGCTGCTGCCGGACGAAGACCCGCACCGGTTCATCGATGAGCTCGCTCTGATCATCAACGATCCCAACATCGAGATCGAGAAGATCATGGGCTTTACACCCGCCGTGAGCAGCCAGGACACGCCCCTGTACCGCGAAATCCTCGCAGTGTATGAGCGCCACTTCCCCGGCTCGAGCGTGGTGCCGGGCGTGACAACCGGATTCACGGACAGCCATTTCTTCCGTGATCGCGGCATCGTCAGCTACGGCTTCGGGCCCTTCGTGGTACCCGATCAGGACCGTCGCGGCGTACACGGCAACGACGAACGCATCTCAGTGGAGAATATGCAGCGGGGAACCCGGGTGATGTTCGACCTGATTCGGGCGTTTACCCGGGATTGAGTCGCTGGGCCGCCCGGGTGTTCAGGAAGCGTCGTACCCAGACCACGCTGAGCACACCGAGCAGCAGGTTGCAGATTCCGGCGGCAGCAAAGATCCCGCCATAACCGAACCACTGCTGCAGCAGCAGCGCCAGGGGCACATAGAACACCGCCATCCGCGCCACACTCAACACCAGGGGTGGCAGCGGTTTGCCGAGGGCGATGAACGTCGACCCCGCCACCATGGAAGAGCCGAGAAATCCGTAGGTCACCGGTACCAGCAGCAGATACAGGTAGGTGGCTTCGATCACCCCGGGATCCTCGTTGATCGCCCCCACCAGCACACGCCCACTCGCGGCCAGTACCAGGAAGGCAAACATCCCCCAGGCAAAGGAGAACCGGTATGCGAGGCGCTGGGCGCTTTCGATTCGATCCACCAGACCGCGTCCCCAGTTCTGCCCGATGAAGGGTCCCGTGCTCGCCGACAGCGCCATGAGAACCATGGTCGCGAGGGACTCGATACGGGATGCCACGCCAAATCCCGCAACCACCTCGTGACCGAATTCCGCGAGCATGGCCACGATCACTGCCATGGACACCGGACCGATGAGATTGGTGGCCACCGAAGGCACACCGATGCGCAATACCTCCCGCCAGGAGTCGATACGCTCGGCGATCGAACGGGATTCGAAATTCAGCAGATCCATACGCCTGAGAAAAAAGACGGCTGCCAGAAAAACAAGAATGCGGGACAACACGAATCCCCAGGCAGCACCCACCAGTCCGAGCCCCGGCCACAGATCGGGTATCCCGAATATCAGCACCGGGGCGAGCACCACCTGCATGCCGGCACCCACCGTCATCAGCACACCCGGCAGGCGCGCGTTGCCGACAGCACGCATCAGCGTGGTGGCCACCATTGGTATGGCAAATACCGGCAGGCCGAACAGCCAAACCTTCATATACATGACCGCGATCGGCAGGATGTCGTCTTCTGCGCCCAGCAGCACAAACAGCGGTTCGATCGCCCACATCGTGATTCCGGTCAGCGTGGCAACCAGTACTGCAACCAGCAGCAGTGCGTTGGTCGACAATCGACGCACGCGCAGCCGATCGCCTTCTCCAACCACCCGGGCGATGATCGACGCCGCACCCACTCCGATGCCCATGGGCAGGGTGGTGAGCGCCATCACCAGCGGAAAGGTGAAGCTCACCGCGGCCAGCTCCAGAGTACCGATCCAGCCGACATAGACGGTGTCGATCATGGCGGCCATGATCATCGAGGAGATCCCCAGAAACATGGGTATCGTCAGACGGACCAGATGGGGGCCGACGGGCCCATTGGTGAGATCGGCGCCGCTGTGCTTCAACTCCTGCTGCCGGCAGCCATTTCAGCGAGCAGTGCATCCAGATTCGCGAGCAGGTCGTCGCATCGGTACAGACGCTGCTTCTCCCGCTGCACAATCGCACGGAACAGATCCAGGCGCAGCGCTGCCGCGTTTTCAATACCGCCGGGAACCAGATTGTTCAGAAGATCGACCATCCGTTCTGCGCCGTGCAGACGACCCCACAGATAGTCGTGTTCCCGGTAGGCACGATTGAAGAATCCCAGAAAGCCCATGAAGGTCCGGCTGCGCAGCCCTTCGAACACTGCGGAGAGGCTGCGTGCGTCTCTCGGGCTGATCCGTTCGACCCGCAGACGGGTCAGGGGATCCGGTCCCTGTTCCTTCTGCCCCGGCGAATAGAGCAGCACGTCGTATACCGGGAAGCCGACATAATCCGCGACAAACGCTCTGCGCAGATCCTCGGAAGTCAGGCTCTGACAGAGGTGGAAAAACGCCGCGTCGATCTCCTGATCCAGTTCATTCAGATCCATTGATGCACTCAGGGATGTGAGGAGTTCCCGGGTCTGTGCCCGGTTCAGCGGAATCAGCCTTGCGGATTGATAGAGGTGATCGATCAGCGAATCGTCGATCAGCCGGGCTCGCCGGATGTCGAGCAGCTTTTCGAGAAATCCATAGGCGGTGATCTTGAAGCTGCCGAGTGCGTCTTCGGAGATCGCATCGATCGACTCGAGCTCCGCATGCTGATTCAGCCGACGGATCACAAACTGGAGGCGTCGGATCCGGAAGGTGACATCGAAACGTTCCAGAAAGTCGGTCTGCTGCGTCCGCACGATGACTTCGTTGTCCTCTTCCCACCACTGTTCGATGGAAGAGATCATGGCTGCTCTGGTGGATTGCAGGTGCGGCTGCTCGGCCAGCAACACCCATTCCTCCATCAGTGCTTCCGTCAATCGCCAGACCCGTCGCCGCTCATAGGCTTCAAAGGCAAGGCCCAGTTCTTTTGTGGCAAGTCTTGCAACACCTACCCTGAGATAACCAATCTGATCGGCAGACAGCTCCTGGTGCACCTGTCCACTCTGGAGCATGTGTACCATCGCCAGCACCCGCGGTTCATAGGTCTCCACAATGCGACGATTCGCCTGTACACGCTTATCCTGCTCAATGATCTCTCCCAGCTGCTCCACGATCGGCTGATTGCGCGGAATGGTGGACAGTGCGGCCTGCAGCGTACGCAGATAGCTGAGTGTTTTTCCGGATTCGCCGGGTTCGGCAACATTCGGGTCAGGCTCGATATAGACAATGTGGCGATTCACCCGCCGGTCGGCCGGCCGCTGACCCAGTGCCTGTATCGCATCACTGAAAGGTTTGTTGTTGACGATTCCGCCATCCACAAAGTAACGGTTCTTCGGGTCGAATACCTGGTGTGCAGGTCGACCATCCCGGGTGAAAAGATTGTTTTCCAGGAAATTTTTCTCACGGCTCCAGTGGATCCCGAGCCGGTCAATCAGGTTACGCAGCTCATCGTGCCGGAAGGGGGGAAACGCGCCGGCATAAGACGAACTCGCCCGGGCAGCCCAGACCAGGGCCGGCAGATTGTCATCGTGGAAGTCACTGCTCGCGGCAGCATCCGCATGCGCCCGGAAAGAGAGCCGGCAGAAGGCACCATGCTCGCGGTCATTGGCGACCAGTTCTTCGTGCAGACGCGTGCTGCTCGGATAGCCATTGAGATCGGTAATGCTCGAATACACGTCCAGGCGCTGACCGGGTGGCAGCAGGGTCGAATCCGGCCGTCGACTGCGGATCAGCGCCTGGAGCGCTTCGAAAAAGCGCTCCGAGAGCCGCTCTCCGGAAAACGGCGGCTGAAACCAGGACGATCGCACGAGGCGGGCGATCTTTTCCCGGGTTTCCGCATGTCCGCCGATCTCCTTCGGCAGCCACCAGCTCAGCGCCCTCAGCAGCGGATACAGATACCATTTCTGCCAGGATGAGCGATGCGGAAAACCCAGGGATTCGATATCCGCATCGTTGAGCCACATGGAAGTCTGGGCGTCGAGCAGGGCATCCTCGGCAATGGCCTTGCCCAGCATCACGCCGTTGATGGCACCGGCCGAAGCACCCGCAACCACATCCACAACCACCCGCAGGTGGCAGTGCCGGTTCACCCGCTTCAGCAGTTCGAAATAGGCGGATTCGGTGTCCGCTTCGCGTGGATCGAAGAGGTCTTCGAACCGGCTGCTCAGAGCCCTTTCGCGGCCGAGTTCGTGGAAGGCTTTGGAGGCGCGGACAAGCTTATGCAGTTCCTTGGTCACGCCATGCATGTATACGGCGAGCGAGGCGCCGCCGTAAATCACAACCGCCAGTCGGAGCTCCTGCTTGTACATATAGTT from Pseudomonadales bacterium carries:
- a CDS encoding M20/M25/M40 family metallo-hydrolase — its product is MHRRTHRLSCLSAIHFAWTGPLAISLLLAAAPLLAAESDIEPFAAAAPERLSAFIQIDTENPPGNETRGAEFIAAILDEAGISFEMAESAPGRGNIWARLEGGDEPALILLNHMDVVPADRRYWSFDPYSGAIRDGHIYGRGALDMKGLGIAQLQAFLALHASGARLNRDVVFVATADEEAGGEFGAGWLLREHPEIFEGAGYLLNEGGGGSLAGTTTVFSVETTQKVPLWLRLTAHGNPGHGSTPQTETAVTRLLRAGDRLARTQFVARVVPAVQAMFEGMAPYQEGSLTGRYADISASVRDAEFMQYLQLTNPSHHALLRNTCSLTRLEGSSKINVVPTEAKLELDCRLLPDEDPHRFIDELALIINDPNIEIEKIMGFTPAVSSQDTPLYREILAVYERHFPGSSVVPGVTTGFTDSHFFRDRGIVSYGFGPFVVPDQDRRGVHGNDERISVENMQRGTRVMFDLIRAFTRD
- a CDS encoding MATE family efflux transporter — translated: MKHSGADLTNGPVGPHLVRLTIPMFLGISSMIMAAMIDTVYVGWIGTLELAAVSFTFPLVMALTTLPMGIGVGAASIIARVVGEGDRLRVRRLSTNALLLVAVLVATLTGITMWAIEPLFVLLGAEDDILPIAVMYMKVWLFGLPVFAIPMVATTLMRAVGNARLPGVLMTVGAGMQVVLAPVLIFGIPDLWPGLGLVGAAWGFVLSRILVFLAAVFFLRRMDLLNFESRSIAERIDSWREVLRIGVPSVATNLIGPVSMAVIVAMLAEFGHEVVAGFGVASRIESLATMVLMALSASTGPFIGQNWGRGLVDRIESAQRLAYRFSFAWGMFAFLVLAASGRVLVGAINEDPGVIEATYLYLLLVPVTYGFLGSSMVAGSTFIALGKPLPPLVLSVARMAVFYVPLALLLQQWFGYGGIFAAAGICNLLLGVLSVVWVRRFLNTRAAQRLNPG
- a CDS encoding patatin-like protein, which codes for MYKQELRLAVVIYGGASLAVYMHGVTKELHKLVRASKAFHELGRERALSSRFEDLFDPREADTESAYFELLKRVNRHCHLRVVVDVVAGASAGAINGVMLGKAIAEDALLDAQTSMWLNDADIESLGFPHRSSWQKWYLYPLLRALSWWLPKEIGGHAETREKIARLVRSSWFQPPFSGERLSERFFEALQALIRSRRPDSTLLPPGQRLDVYSSITDLNGYPSSTRLHEELVANDREHGAFCRLSFRAHADAAASSDFHDDNLPALVWAARASSSYAGAFPPFRHDELRNLIDRLGIHWSREKNFLENNLFTRDGRPAHQVFDPKNRYFVDGGIVNNKPFSDAIQALGQRPADRRVNRHIVYIEPDPNVAEPGESGKTLSYLRTLQAALSTIPRNQPIVEQLGEIIEQDKRVQANRRIVETYEPRVLAMVHMLQSGQVHQELSADQIGYLRVGVARLATKELGLAFEAYERRRVWRLTEALMEEWVLLAEQPHLQSTRAAMISSIEQWWEEDNEVIVRTQQTDFLERFDVTFRIRRLQFVIRRLNQHAELESIDAISEDALGSFKITAYGFLEKLLDIRRARLIDDSLIDHLYQSARLIPLNRAQTRELLTSLSASMDLNELDQEIDAAFFHLCQSLTSEDLRRAFVADYVGFPVYDVLLYSPGQKEQGPDPLTRLRVERISPRDARSLSAVFEGLRSRTFMGFLGFFNRAYREHDYLWGRLHGAERMVDLLNNLVPGGIENAAALRLDLFRAIVQREKQRLYRCDDLLANLDALLAEMAAGSRS